The following coding sequences lie in one Arachis stenosperma cultivar V10309 chromosome 5, arast.V10309.gnm1.PFL2, whole genome shotgun sequence genomic window:
- the LOC130980993 gene encoding proline-rich receptor-like protein kinase PERK2: protein MSHLYHPETSTRSSTINISGWTKNPRPAQTVLNPTGNTLHSPPVPSTPPPPPPPPPLQPPHNLRNSCESSTSSSSSTTSQSFTQWRFSLPTTPSTTTTTTPPPQQPPPTPPPLLLPNNKANFFSH, encoded by the exons ATGTCGCACCTTTATCATCCAGAAACCTCAACCAGGTCCTCAACCATCAACATTAGTGGAT GGACTAAAAACCCCCGTCCTGCCCAAACTGTTCTCAACCCCACCGGCAACACCCTCCACTCACCACCCGTCCCCAGCACTCCTCCACCACCGCCACCGCCGCCACCACTACAACCACCTCACAACCTTCGCAACTCATGCGAATCCTCcacctcttcttcttcctccacaACCTCCCAAAGCTTTACCCAATGGAGGTTCTCTCTCCCGACAACTccttccaccaccaccaccactactCCTCCGCcacaacaaccaccaccaaCGCCACCACCGCTTCTACTTCCCAACAATAAAGCCAACTTCTTCAGCCATTAG